The Halovivax ruber XH-70 genome includes the window CGGCGGGATTTCGGTCTCGGCGTTCGGCGTCCGCTCACTCAGTTGAGGACTCGACAACGCCGGCCGAGACGGCTCACATCGACGATTCGGCGACCAGATCGTTCAAACACCGCCACGTCGGAAAGACGGTACCATATCGGTCAGACGGCACCACGTCGGTCAGACGCAACCACGTCGGTCTGACGACACTGCGTCGTTCAGGCAACAGCGTAATGCGTGCTCATATCCCACCTCCTGCGTGTATCGCGACGGGCACGCCGGGTTGAACGCCCTGCTGTACGCGCCAGTCCTTCCCGTGGTCGCCAGCCAGTACTCGCGCTGGCTCGCGCTCGTCGGCGCCGTCGTCGCCATCGGCGTCGCAACCCTCCCCGACTTCGACGATCCGCTCCCGTTCGTCGCCCACCGCGGCCCGACCCACACCGTCTGGTTCGCCGCCCTCGTCGGGCTGGCCGCCGGTGTCGGGACGGCACTCGTCGCTCCGAGCGTCCCAGTGGCGTTCGAGTTCGGCTTCCTCGTCGGATTCACGGGCATCCTCGCACACCTCGCCGGCGACGTGGTGACGCCGATGGGGATCAGCCCGTTCGCGCCGCTCTGGCGCGCCCACGTCACGCTCGAGTGGTTCGCCTCGAAGAATCCGCGAGTCAATCGGGCGTTCCTGCTCGCCGGATCGGGCGCGTTCGCCGGCGCGCTCGTCGTCACGTACGCTGGGGGGTGACGGAAGTCGATCGGCGAGCCGGTGAAGCAAGCGCTGTGCAACTGCAGCGATCATTTCTCCGCCAAAAGTGTCGCATCAGGGCAGCCGCTCGACGAGCTGGTCGAGCACGTCGGTTCGAACGACCAGCAGGCCGAGACAACCGGCCCAGAGTACCACCGTGGCGATCGGACTGTGGATCGAGAGTCCGGGGCTCCAGTCCGTGCGCAGCGGAAACAGCCACTGGATGCCCGCCGGCGAGAGCGAGTCGACGAGCAGGTGCGAGCCGTACGCGAGCCCGACCGCGAGTCCGGCTGTCCGATCGCGAACGGCGAGTGCAGCCGCGACGAACGCCAGCCAGGCGAACGGGGAGTGACTGATCCCGCGATGGACGAACGGCCACTCGAGCGCGGCCGGAAACAGAAAGTCCGCATCCGGGAGGACGCCGAACAGTAAACCAAGTCGGGGGTCGGCCGTCGTGAACGCTCGAACCAGCGTGTAGCCGACGAACGCGTGGGTCGCGAACACGATGGCGAGGAAGACCGCCCGCGCCGGATCCATACGTGACCAGTTGGAACGCAGCGCCTAACAACGTTCGGGAGACGACCGGCTGCACAGAGCTCCGCTCGTAGGCGTGTCGATCGACGGACGGTAGCAATCACACGATGGCGTCCGACAGGCACCGGTTACCGACCAACGCTTACGTTCGATGGTGGTGTGAACTGTGTCGATGGCGACGCCCACCACGATCGTCCTCGCAGCCGACCGGACGCCCCAGTGGCTGGAGTCGATTCTCACGTCCGACGGGGCGCTGGTCGTGCTCTTCTGTCTCTGCGTCATGGAGGGGGCGATGTTACTCCGGTTCATGCCCTCGGAACTCGTCGTGCCGGCCGCACTCGCGCTGATCGGGTCGACGATCCACGACGCGGTGACGATCGTCGCGATCGCGGTCGTCGGGACGACGATCGGACAGACGACGCTCTTCGTCGTCGCCCGTCGCGCGGGCCGCGAGTACGTCCTGCGAAAGCGGTGGGTCCCGCTCACCGAATCCCGCCTCGAGCGCTTCGACGGGTGGTTCGATCGGTGGGGACGGCTCGCGATTCCGGTGAGTAACACGCTCCTGTTCGTGCGCGGCCTGCTGACCGTCCCGGCCGGGCTGTCCCGGATCGACTGGCGAACCTTCGTCACCCTCTCGGCGCTCGGGTCGCTCACGTTCCAGTCCGTGCTCGCCGGCCTCTACCTGCTCGGCGGCTACCTGCTCGTGTGAGGTACCGGACTGTCAGAGATGGATCACCAGGACCGGAGCGCTCACTCCCTCCTGACTCCGCAGAACCGGCGCGCTCACTTTCACTCTCGTCGGTAGATTGGCGAACGGAACCGCACGCCTGCGTCGTGAAGTTTCCACTTGACCTCCGCGCCGATCCAGCCCACCGCGACGAGCAGGGCAACCGCCACGACCGCGAACTCGGCCCCGCCCATCCAGGCCGGCGTCGCGAAGAGCAGCCCGTTGTAGACCCGATGAGGCAGGAGCCACTCGACGACGTCTTCGGCCATCCGTGCCGGCCTGGAGAGGACGTGATCGCTATCCGTCGAGGACTCCGCCGTCCGTGAATCCAGCCCGAGCGCCGCCGCGCTCTGCCCGCCCGCGCTCTCCGGCCCGGTTTCCAGGCGTTCGGCCTCGTAGGGGAGTGTCGAGGGGACCTCCCAGACGATCTCGCCCGACGGGTTCACCTCGATCACCCGCTGGCCGTGCGAGTCGGCGACGAGGGTGTTCCCGTTCGGGAGTCGGTCGGCGTCTCTGGGCCACTGGATCACCCGGTCCGCCCACTCCCAGGAGCGGACCCACTCGCCGTCTTCGCGCTGGAACTCCTGGACACGACCGTTCTCGGAGTCGGCGACGACGAGCGCCGGCCCGCCGCGCGATTCGGGAATGTAATCCGGGTTGTGCTGCTCGTACTGGAGGGCGTAGTCGTCCTCCGCGCCGAGCGTCCAGTCGTCGACGAGACCCTCCTCCGGGTCGATGAAGACGACCTGATCCTGATTGCGCAGGCTCACGACGAGTCGCCCATCGTTCGGATCGCCAGGCGCGTCGACGTACTCGACGTCGTTGATGTGCGCCCAGTCGCCCGGGTACGGACCGCCCCCGTCTAGGGGGAAGTCGGCCTGGGCGTCCCAGAGCCACTCGACCAGTTCCGTCTCGGTGTTCACCACGAACACCTGGTCGGCGACGATGTCGGCGATCGCGACGTGGGTGTCGTTGATGCGGGCCGCATCGTGCCACTCGCCGGCGTTCTCCTTGTAGTCGTAGCGCTCGTAGATCGTCTCGACCGCGCCGGTCTCGAGATCCACGCGTTCGAAGACGTTCCGGGTGCAGGGAGGGTCCCGGCAGGTCGGACCCGCGGTGTGGATGGTGTCCGACGCCGTGTACTCGATGGTCATCGGATCGCCCGGGACCGGGTCGGCGTCGAAGTACTTGGTCCGCTCGTTGTCGTAGTACAGCACGTCGCCGTTCGGTTCGTAGACCGTGATCGTCCCGGCACGACCGGATTCGGTGACGACCGTGTGATTCTCCGTCGGCGGCGCGCGGGGGACGTCCGTCTGCGTCGCCGTCGAGAGGTTCCCGGCCGACGCGACGACGAGG containing:
- a CDS encoding metal-dependent hydrolase; the encoded protein is MDPARAVFLAIVFATHAFVGYTLVRAFTTADPRLGLLFGVLPDADFLFPAALEWPFVHRGISHSPFAWLAFVAAALAVRDRTAGLAVGLAYGSHLLVDSLSPAGIQWLFPLRTDWSPGLSIHSPIATVVLWAGCLGLLVVRTDVLDQLVERLP
- a CDS encoding DedA family protein, with the translated sequence MATPTTIVLAADRTPQWLESILTSDGALVVLFCLCVMEGAMLLRFMPSELVVPAALALIGSTIHDAVTIVAIAVVGTTIGQTTLFVVARRAGREYVLRKRWVPLTESRLERFDGWFDRWGRLAIPVSNTLLFVRGLLTVPAGLSRIDWRTFVTLSALGSLTFQSVLAGLYLLGGYLLV
- a CDS encoding metal-dependent hydrolase: MYRDGHAGLNALLYAPVLPVVASQYSRWLALVGAVVAIGVATLPDFDDPLPFVAHRGPTHTVWFAALVGLAAGVGTALVAPSVPVAFEFGFLVGFTGILAHLAGDVVTPMGISPFAPLWRAHVTLEWFASKNPRVNRAFLLAGSGAFAGALVVTYAGG
- a CDS encoding aryl-sulfate sulfotransferase gives rise to the protein MDDRWPLADWSDHSGFSLRPLVTRNRLRLLFALVLLVAAASLVVASAGNLSTATQTDVPRAPPTENHTVVTESGRAGTITVYEPNGDVLYYDNERTKYFDADPVPGDPMTIEYTASDTIHTAGPTCRDPPCTRNVFERVDLETGAVETIYERYDYKENAGEWHDAARINDTHVAIADIVADQVFVVNTETELVEWLWDAQADFPLDGGGPYPGDWAHINDVEYVDAPGDPNDGRLVVSLRNQDQVVFIDPEEGLVDDWTLGAEDDYALQYEQHNPDYIPESRGGPALVVADSENGRVQEFQREDGEWVRSWEWADRVIQWPRDADRLPNGNTLVADSHGQRVIEVNPSGEIVWEVPSTLPYEAERLETGPESAGGQSAAALGLDSRTAESSTDSDHVLSRPARMAEDVVEWLLPHRVYNGLLFATPAWMGGAEFAVVAVALLVAVGWIGAEVKWKLHDAGVRFRSPIYRRE